From a single Arachis hypogaea cultivar Tifrunner chromosome 3, arahy.Tifrunner.gnm2.J5K5, whole genome shotgun sequence genomic region:
- the LOC112735598 gene encoding uncharacterized protein produces the protein MIVVSWNCRGMAAPSAVSELRSICKYLRPSVLFLMETKASNLSCVRLKRTLGFDNMFCVESRGLSGGLCLFWKNNLSVNVYAWCDSFIKARISVTNDIDWEGIFVYGHPNYMRRKELWNELTYVNNNLHVPRAFIGDFNDVISQHEKVGLHPKPTSQIDTFRRFVDKNALMDLELQGTKYTWFSNPRNGFVTKERIDRVLANWEWRKAFQHATLSALPAVFSDHTPLVLNVKPRGKRSGCFKFEAFWTDHADCGNIIKRGWNSVCNTTVDHWTNLTRRMNSCK, from the coding sequence ATGATCGTTGTCAGCTGGAACTGTCGTGGAATGGCGGCCCCATCGGCAGTGTCTGAACTAAGGAGTATTTGTAAATATCTTAGGCCGTCTGTTTTGTTTCTTATGGAGACTAAAGCTAGCAATCTTAGCTGTGTTAGGCTTAAAAGAACTTTGGGTTTTGATAATATGTTTTGTGTTGAATCCCGGGGGTTGTCCGGGGGGCTGTGTCTGTTTTGGAAAAATAATCTAAGTGTTAATGTTTATGCCTGGTGTGATAGCTTTATTAAAGCTCGGATAAGCGTTACTAATGATATAGATTGGGAAGGGATTTTTGTTTATGGCCATCCCAATTATATGAGAAGAAAGGAGTTATGGAATGAGTTAACTTATGTAAATAATAATCTGCATGTACCAAGGGCTTTTATTGGGGACTTCAATGATGTAATTTCACAGCATGAGAAAGTGGGTCTGCATCCAAAGCCGACTAGTCAGATTGATACTTTTAGGCGTTTTGTAGATAAGAATGCTCTCATGGACTTGGAGTTACAAGGGACAAAATATACATGGTTTAGTAACCCTAGGAATGGTTTTGTTACTAAAGAAAGGATAGATAGAGTGCTTGCTAATTGGGAGTGGAGGAAAGCTTTCCAACATGCCACCCTTTCTGCCTTACCAGCTGTTTTTTCTGATCATACGCCTTTAGTTCTCAATGTCAAACCCAGGGGAAAAAGGAGTGGATGCTTTAAATTTGAGGCTTTTTGGACTGATCATGCTGATTGTGGTAATATCATAAAGAGAGGATGGAACAGTGTCTGTAATACTACAGTTGATCATTGGACCAATTTAACTCGAAGGATGAATAGTTGTAAATAA